A genomic window from Gemmatimonadaceae bacterium includes:
- a CDS encoding OsmC family protein, protein MTAPPTTLREYTIAAQSTDIFGRVLCSARDHHFIVDGPAQNGCPGEEITPVELFLSAVAACGVELIHVIARTENKPLDKVAVKIYGANDRTKQARTDVTLLNTVRVDFTLTGCDDATAAALVESFKRR, encoded by the coding sequence ATGACCGCCCCCCCGACCACCCTCCGCGAATACACCATCGCCGCCCAATCGACCGACATCTTCGGCCGGGTGCTGTGCAGCGCGCGCGACCATCATTTCATCGTCGACGGACCGGCGCAGAACGGCTGTCCGGGCGAGGAGATCACGCCGGTCGAGCTGTTTCTGTCGGCGGTGGCGGCGTGCGGCGTCGAGCTGATTCATGTGATCGCCAGGACCGAGAACAAGCCGCTCGACAAGGTCGCGGTGAAGATCTACGGCGCCAACGATCGCACCAAACAGGCGCGCACGGACGTCACGTTGCTCAATACCGTCCGCGTGGACTTCACGCTGACGGGCTGTGACGATGCAACCGCCGCGGCGCTCGTGGAGAGTTTCAAGCGGCGGTGA
- a CDS encoding glycosyl hydrolase family 18 protein: MHWTRARCAAALLIGGAALLGRPRVAGAQQLESLWYATGSEQSTQAFLAHADRIAIVSPQVFFFDSLGNISGHVDPRMVAAARERHVQLVPLVMNPGFNQALMHRILVTPDVRQHAVERLASLCRDNQFAGIQFDIENVHVSDRDSLTAFMRASATALHAVHCTVSAAVVPRMSDDRGPTTYHQWIFDNWRGVYDYKALADALDFLSYMTYAQHTGGSTVGPVAGYPWMEDCLRFVLAQGVPPEKISLGIPSYSDYWYPAYDTTAGARMRGGDVSYARVTELVAKFGLVPVWDDREKAATASWSNAGVYEHLWIEDARAFAAKLELVRKYKLRGYSVWVLGSEDPAVWR; encoded by the coding sequence ATGCATTGGACCAGAGCGCGGTGCGCCGCTGCGCTCTTGATCGGCGGCGCCGCGCTGCTCGGCAGGCCGCGCGTCGCCGGCGCGCAGCAACTCGAGTCGCTGTGGTACGCCACGGGCTCCGAGCAAAGCACGCAGGCGTTCCTCGCGCACGCCGATCGCATCGCGATCGTTTCGCCGCAGGTGTTCTTCTTCGACTCCCTGGGCAACATCTCCGGACATGTCGATCCGCGCATGGTCGCCGCGGCCCGCGAGCGTCACGTGCAACTCGTGCCGCTGGTGATGAATCCGGGATTCAACCAGGCGCTCATGCATCGCATCCTCGTGACGCCCGACGTACGCCAGCATGCGGTCGAACGCCTTGCGTCCCTCTGTCGCGACAATCAGTTCGCCGGCATTCAGTTCGACATCGAGAACGTGCACGTTTCCGACCGCGATTCGTTGACGGCGTTCATGCGAGCGTCCGCGACGGCATTGCACGCGGTACACTGCACCGTGTCGGCGGCCGTCGTTCCGCGCATGAGCGACGATCGCGGACCCACGACGTACCATCAGTGGATCTTCGACAACTGGCGCGGCGTGTACGACTACAAGGCGCTCGCCGACGCGCTCGATTTCCTCTCGTACATGACGTACGCGCAGCACACGGGCGGCTCGACCGTCGGACCGGTCGCCGGCTACCCGTGGATGGAGGATTGCCTGCGCTTCGTCCTCGCCCAGGGTGTGCCGCCGGAGAAGATCTCGCTCGGCATCCCGTCGTATTCGGACTATTGGTATCCCGCGTACGACACCACGGCAGGCGCGCGCATGCGAGGCGGCGACGTGTCGTACGCCCGCGTCACGGAGCTCGTCGCCAAGTTCGGATTGGTGCCCGTGTGGGACGATCGCGAGAAGGCGGCGACCGCGTCGTGGAGCAACGCCGGCGTGTATGAGCATTTGTGGATCGAGGATGCGCGGGCGTTCGCCGCGAAGCTCGAGCTCGTGCGCAAGTACAAGCTGCGAGGCTATTCCGTGTGGGTGCTGGGGTCGGAAGATCCGGCGGTGTGGCGCTGA
- a CDS encoding M1 family metallopeptidase, giving the protein MRLIAFLLVPSVALAQRPAHVFTHADTLRGSNGAGRAWWDVTFYDLHATVNPADSSVHGWNTITYRVLQPGKKMQIDLQQPMQIDSVVQDGVRLSPSRDGNAFFIPLLAAQKTGASKSITVHYHGRPRVAIRAPWDGGYVWTRDSLGHPWIATADEGLGASVWWPNKDYLADEPDSQRIAITLPSSMKDVSNGRLRSTKANADGTTTYEWFVADPINNYNVEVNGGDYAHFSDVFKGEKGNLTLDFWPLSYHLDTAQVQFKQAKPMLACFEHWFGPYPWYKDGYKLIEAPHLGMEHQSGVAYGNHYKNGYLGRDLSATGWGMKWDFIIVHESAHEWWGNNITVKDQADMWVHESFANYAEGLYAECQDGKQAGAEYIIGSRHNIKNDAPIVAPYGVNADGSGDMYYKGGSMLHMMRQIVNDDEKWRRVLRGAQSAFWHQTVTGAQIEAYFSRASGVDLSKVFEQYLTTTDIPVLEYQNTDKNTTYRWTNVVKGFAMSVKANGAWLHPTAQWKTMARADTVIVDPNFYVQVRKVAR; this is encoded by the coding sequence ATGCGACTCATTGCATTTCTGCTGGTACCCTCCGTCGCGCTCGCCCAGCGCCCCGCGCACGTTTTCACGCACGCCGACACGTTGCGCGGCTCGAACGGCGCCGGCCGCGCGTGGTGGGACGTGACATTCTATGACTTGCACGCCACGGTGAATCCCGCCGACAGCAGCGTGCACGGATGGAACACCATCACGTACCGCGTGCTCCAGCCCGGGAAGAAGATGCAGATCGATCTCCAGCAGCCGATGCAGATCGACAGCGTCGTTCAGGACGGTGTGCGGCTGTCGCCGAGTCGAGATGGCAACGCGTTCTTCATTCCGCTCCTGGCCGCGCAGAAAACCGGGGCAAGCAAGTCGATCACGGTGCACTATCACGGTCGGCCGCGCGTTGCGATTCGTGCGCCGTGGGATGGCGGCTACGTGTGGACGCGCGACAGCCTCGGGCATCCGTGGATCGCGACGGCGGACGAAGGATTGGGCGCCAGCGTGTGGTGGCCGAACAAGGACTACCTGGCCGACGAGCCGGACAGCCAGCGGATTGCGATCACACTGCCGTCGTCGATGAAGGATGTGTCGAACGGGCGGCTGCGCTCGACGAAAGCGAACGCCGACGGCACGACGACGTACGAGTGGTTCGTCGCCGATCCGATCAACAACTACAACGTCGAAGTCAACGGCGGCGACTACGCGCATTTCAGCGACGTGTTCAAGGGCGAGAAAGGCAATCTCACGCTCGACTTCTGGCCGCTGTCGTATCACCTGGACACCGCGCAGGTGCAGTTCAAGCAAGCGAAACCGATGCTCGCATGCTTCGAGCATTGGTTCGGGCCGTATCCGTGGTACAAGGACGGCTACAAGCTGATCGAGGCGCCGCATCTGGGGATGGAGCATCAAAGCGGCGTGGCGTACGGCAATCACTACAAGAACGGCTACCTGGGCCGCGATCTGTCGGCCACCGGCTGGGGCATGAAATGGGACTTCATCATCGTGCACGAAAGCGCGCACGAGTGGTGGGGGAACAACATCACGGTGAAGGACCAGGCCGACATGTGGGTGCACGAGAGCTTCGCGAACTACGCCGAGGGGCTCTATGCCGAGTGCCAGGACGGCAAGCAGGCCGGCGCGGAGTACATCATCGGCAGCCGCCACAACATCAAGAACGATGCGCCGATCGTCGCGCCGTACGGCGTGAATGCCGACGGCTCGGGCGACATGTATTACAAGGGCGGCAGCATGCTCCACATGATGCGCCAGATCGTGAACGACGACGAGAAGTGGCGGCGCGTGCTGCGCGGCGCGCAGTCGGCGTTCTGGCATCAGACGGTGACGGGCGCGCAGATCGAGGCCTACTTCAGCCGCGCGTCAGGCGTCGATTTGAGCAAGGTGTTCGAGCAGTACCTGACCACGACGGATATTCCTGTATTGGAATATCAGAATACTGATAAGAACACGACGTATCGCTGGACGAACGTCGTGAAGGGATTCGCCATGTCGGTGAAGGCGAATGGGGCGTGGCTGCATCCGACGGCGCAGTGGAAGACGATGGCGCGGGCGGACACAGTGATCGTTGATCCCAACTTCTATGTGCAGGTGCGGAAGGTGGCGCGGTAA
- a CDS encoding M13 family metallopeptidase has protein sequence MIKRVFLVVAFALPSLASAQAAKTSLAPLKVIDVAYMNRKANACVDFNEFANGAWLATDTIPAAYSTSGVGRDMSDRNELVVRSVVEDAMAKRASLPATSTEHKLGTYYATCMDSAGAERAGVTPLQPELDAIAAMKTSADVMHQIAAAHVRGVDAGFGYGPDVDPHDAQRYLGGFGSGGLGLPDRDYYTKTDPSSDSLRTVYLNHITTLLTMSGEPAATAHSDAQKIIALETELAKATLTRVARRDPSAIDHPMTLSQFRAITPNVDWAAYFHDVGLNAPVNKLNVSEPEFFKRFNSLVASTPVDTWKAYLRYHTIADGAPWLSSAYVNENFKFSSKFNGAKALLPRWKRCLRVADRTIGEALGQAYIAKTFSPAARARAKSVIDDIRASFGQRIQALSWMSPATKSQAANKLAHVGEKVGYPDVWRNFSSLRVDEGPFVLNTQHAAEFEWKRTMNRPGMPVDTTEWGMTVPTVNAYYDPTKNEMVFPAGALAPQTFDPKADDAANYGSLGGSWAGHELTHGFDDEGRHFDAKGNLRDWWAPSDSVQFTREAQKVVDQFNHYIQVDTFHVNGKLTLGENIADYGGLLTSYDALQRALKRDGRPGLIDGFTPEQRFFIGYAQSWRSHSRPEQMKTRVTVDPHAPEKWRVNGPLSNMAAFAAAFNCKPGDPMVRSAALIPHIW, from the coding sequence ATGATCAAACGCGTATTCCTCGTCGTTGCCTTCGCGCTCCCATCGCTTGCCTCCGCGCAGGCGGCCAAGACCTCCCTCGCCCCGCTCAAGGTCATCGACGTCGCGTACATGAACCGCAAAGCGAACGCCTGCGTCGACTTCAACGAATTCGCGAACGGCGCGTGGCTGGCTACGGACACCATTCCCGCGGCCTACTCGACATCCGGCGTCGGTCGCGACATGAGCGATCGCAACGAGCTCGTCGTGCGCTCCGTGGTCGAAGACGCGATGGCGAAGCGCGCCTCGCTTCCCGCCACGAGCACGGAACACAAGCTCGGCACCTACTACGCGACGTGCATGGATTCCGCGGGCGCCGAACGCGCCGGCGTCACGCCGCTCCAACCGGAGCTCGACGCGATTGCCGCGATGAAAACGAGCGCCGACGTCATGCATCAGATCGCCGCCGCGCACGTCCGCGGCGTCGACGCCGGATTCGGCTACGGTCCCGACGTCGATCCACACGATGCCCAGCGCTATCTCGGCGGCTTCGGCTCGGGCGGACTCGGGCTGCCCGATCGCGACTACTACACGAAGACCGATCCCTCGTCCGACTCGCTGCGCACCGTGTACCTGAATCACATCACGACGCTGCTCACGATGTCCGGGGAGCCCGCGGCGACCGCGCACTCGGACGCGCAAAAAATCATCGCGCTCGAGACCGAGCTCGCGAAGGCGACGCTCACGCGCGTCGCGCGCCGCGATCCGTCGGCGATCGACCACCCGATGACGCTCTCGCAGTTCCGCGCGATCACGCCGAACGTCGACTGGGCCGCGTACTTTCACGACGTCGGCCTCAATGCGCCGGTCAACAAGCTCAACGTGTCCGAGCCCGAGTTCTTCAAGCGATTCAATTCGCTCGTCGCGTCGACGCCCGTCGACACGTGGAAAGCGTACCTGCGCTATCACACGATCGCCGACGGTGCGCCGTGGCTCAGCAGCGCATATGTGAATGAGAATTTCAAGTTCTCATCGAAGTTCAACGGCGCGAAGGCGCTCCTGCCGCGCTGGAAGCGGTGCCTCCGCGTCGCCGACCGCACGATCGGCGAAGCACTCGGCCAGGCCTACATCGCGAAGACGTTTTCGCCCGCGGCGCGCGCGCGCGCGAAATCGGTGATCGACGACATTCGCGCGTCGTTCGGGCAGCGCATTCAGGCGCTGAGCTGGATGTCGCCGGCGACGAAAAGCCAGGCGGCCAACAAGCTGGCGCACGTCGGCGAGAAGGTCGGGTATCCCGACGTGTGGCGCAACTTCAGCAGCCTGCGCGTCGACGAAGGCCCGTTCGTGCTCAACACGCAGCACGCCGCGGAGTTCGAGTGGAAGCGCACGATGAATCGGCCGGGCATGCCGGTGGACACCACCGAATGGGGCATGACCGTGCCGACCGTGAACGCGTACTACGATCCGACGAAGAACGAGATGGTGTTTCCCGCCGGCGCGCTCGCGCCGCAGACGTTCGATCCGAAGGCCGACGACGCGGCGAACTACGGTTCGCTTGGCGGCAGCTGGGCCGGCCACGAATTGACGCACGGGTTCGACGACGAAGGCCGTCACTTCGACGCCAAGGGCAATCTTCGCGACTGGTGGGCGCCGAGTGATTCGGTGCAATTCACGCGCGAGGCGCAGAAGGTGGTGGATCAGTTCAACCACTACATCCAGGTCGACACCTTCCATGTGAACGGCAAGCTCACGCTCGGCGAGAACATCGCGGACTACGGCGGGTTGCTCACGTCGTATGACGCGCTGCAGCGTGCGCTCAAGCGTGACGGCCGCCCGGGGCTGATCGACGGCTTCACGCCGGAGCAGCGATTCTTCATCGGCTACGCGCAGAGCTGGCGCAGCCATTCGCGTCCCGAGCAGATGAAGACGCGCGTCACGGTCGATCCGCACGCGCCGGAGAAATGGCGTGTGAATGGACCGCTCTCGAACATGGCGGCGTTCGCGGCGGCGTTCAACTGCAAGCCCGGCGATCCGATGGTGCGATCGGCGGCGTTGATACCACACATCTGGTAA
- a CDS encoding YdeI/OmpD-associated family protein produces MGTKDKRIDAYIAKAPEFAKPILDTLRATVHEACPECEETLKWSHPTFMYHGILCAMVAFKEYALLRFWKEKLLEVDGRNAVDVFGKATSVNDLPSKKLMASFIRKAMALNAEGTPLPKRPTKPKKALVMPDDFMAAIRKNKKALAAYDRFSPSHQREYVEWIVDAKREETRAKRIAQAVEWMAEGKPRNWKYM; encoded by the coding sequence ATGGGCACGAAGGACAAGCGCATCGACGCGTACATCGCCAAGGCGCCGGAATTCGCGAAGCCGATTCTCGACACTTTGCGCGCGACCGTTCACGAGGCGTGCCCGGAATGTGAGGAAACTCTAAAGTGGAGTCATCCCACGTTCATGTATCACGGCATTCTCTGCGCGATGGTCGCGTTCAAGGAGTACGCCTTGCTTCGCTTCTGGAAGGAGAAGCTGCTCGAGGTCGACGGCCGGAACGCCGTTGACGTGTTCGGCAAGGCGACGAGCGTGAACGATCTGCCATCGAAAAAATTGATGGCTTCTTTCATCAGGAAGGCGATGGCGCTGAACGCGGAGGGCACGCCTCTTCCCAAACGACCCACCAAGCCGAAGAAAGCGCTCGTGATGCCGGATGATTTCATGGCGGCGATCCGGAAGAACAAGAAGGCGCTGGCCGCCTATGATCGGTTCAGCCCGAGCCATCAGCGGGAGTACGTCGAGTGGATCGTCGATGCGAAGCGCGAGGAAACGCGAGCCAAGCGAATTGCTCAGGCCGTCGAGTGGATGGCGGAGGGCAAGCCTCGCAATTGGAAGTACATGTAG
- a CDS encoding 3-hydroxyacyl-ACP dehydratase FabZ family protein: protein MRRSPAALLPHRYPFLLVDRVEVIEPGKRVVGHKQVTAGEWWSDGDRMAMPHTLLLEALAQTSGALIADLSDSPAGAIAYFMGAEHVRMRGAARVGDEVLLDLRLRLWRRGICRTHGVASVTGSEILRAELVTIVRPGEKESTTTKTDKI from the coding sequence GTGAGACGTTCACCGGCCGCGCTCCTTCCGCATCGTTATCCGTTCTTGTTGGTAGATCGCGTCGAGGTGATCGAGCCGGGCAAGCGCGTGGTGGGTCACAAGCAGGTGACGGCGGGCGAGTGGTGGAGCGACGGCGATCGCATGGCGATGCCGCACACGCTGCTGCTCGAGGCGTTGGCGCAGACGAGCGGTGCGCTGATCGCGGATTTGAGCGACAGCCCCGCCGGCGCGATCGCCTACTTCATGGGCGCCGAGCACGTTCGGATGCGCGGCGCCGCGCGCGTGGGGGATGAGGTGCTGCTGGACCTACGACTGCGTCTGTGGCGTCGTGGCATTTGTCGCACCCACGGCGTTGCCTCGGTGACCGGATCTGAAATTCTGCGCGCGGAGCTGGTGACGATCGTCCGTCCCGGCGAGAAAGAATCAACAACGACAAAAACAGACAAGATCTGA
- a CDS encoding slipin family protein, with the protein MLQVIGIAAAAIAAYVLSSLRVVTQYERAVVFLLGKYRGTHGPGLIFVPTIFSRMRRVSMRVVVLDIPPQDVITRDNISVKVNAVLYFRVTDPSLAVLEVQDFLYATTQLAQTTLLSVLGQVELDELLADRHKVNEILKKIIDERTDFWGIEVSAVEIKDVLLPDSMRRAIARQAEAERERRAKVISAQGELQASETLAQAARMLQSQPASLQLRYLQTVSEIAAENNSTTIFPLPIDLLTPFLRTADDSIAAATPPGAALVRAAASLLQAAGANGAAPAIKVGEPALQDVSPDTPKPGSE; encoded by the coding sequence GTGCTACAAGTGATCGGAATCGCGGCCGCAGCCATCGCCGCATACGTGCTGTCGAGCCTCCGCGTCGTCACCCAATACGAGCGCGCCGTCGTCTTCCTGCTCGGCAAGTATCGCGGGACGCACGGGCCTGGTCTCATCTTCGTTCCGACGATCTTCTCGCGCATGCGGCGCGTCTCGATGCGCGTCGTCGTGCTCGACATCCCGCCGCAAGACGTCATCACGCGCGACAACATCTCGGTCAAGGTGAACGCGGTTCTCTATTTTCGCGTGACCGACCCGTCGCTCGCCGTCCTGGAAGTGCAGGACTTTCTGTACGCCACGACGCAGCTCGCGCAGACGACGCTGTTGTCGGTGCTGGGCCAGGTGGAGCTCGACGAACTGCTTGCCGATCGGCACAAGGTGAATGAGATCCTCAAGAAGATCATCGACGAGCGAACGGATTTCTGGGGGATCGAAGTGTCGGCGGTGGAGATCAAGGACGTGTTGCTGCCTGACAGCATGCGCCGCGCGATCGCGCGCCAGGCCGAGGCGGAGCGTGAGCGCCGCGCCAAGGTGATCAGCGCGCAGGGAGAGCTCCAGGCATCGGAAACACTCGCGCAGGCGGCGCGCATGCTGCAAAGCCAGCCTGCGTCGCTGCAGCTTCGCTATCTCCAGACGGTGAGCGAGATCGCGGCCGAGAATAATTCGACGACGATCTTTCCGTTGCCGATCGATCTGCTCACGCCGTTTCTCAGGACCGCCGACGACAGCATCGCGGCGGCCACGCCGCCGGGTGCGGCGCTCGTGCGCGCCGCGGCGAGTTTGCTTCAGGCGGCCGGCGCGAACGGCGCAGCGCCCGCGATCAAGGTCGGCGAACCGGCGCTGCAGGACGTCTCACCAGACACGCCGAAACCAGGTTCCGAGTAA
- a CDS encoding carbohydrate binding family 9 domain-containing protein, with translation MLLPFLAAFQLGLGVPPRVYNGRAGDTQVAAPRIDADVVIDGRLDEPAWSRAALLTGFSLYQPVDQRPSPDSTDVLVWYSSDAIYFGIRAYAQPGTVAATLADRDRVSSDDNVEIHLDTFRELNRAFVFIVNPLGIQADGTKNEAGGFIPGSNVAPGQNDLSADLVWQSRGRVTDWGYEVEVRIPFSSLRYPARAVESWGLQIDRHVQRNGYEETWTAARRGSASFVAQEGMLTGLAGMHHGQIVEVNPELTNTTNGLPCCDPAFTQWRYSSNPQFGGNIRWTLGSNVVLNGTVKPDFSQVEADATQIAADERFALFYPEKRPFFVEALDQFNVPNTLVYTRSIVQPEGAAKVTGKVGQADVAVLSAVDQPQLGASDHPLVDIVRLKQSFWGQSQAGMLYSDRVGADRANRLFGGDTHIVFGDIYFAQFQAVESMTSDHGIARSGPMWEAVLDATGRKWGFHYNVIGIHPDFQADNGFVPRVGFVQPNAANRFTWYGKPGAFVERFNIFLTENALWGYKDFFNTKSLLEDHASAQLSVNVRGGWSIGASPKVSSYAFSPGDYAQLVNFVPSDRIESLVSGFTVATPQFRRWAASVGTTMGGDVDFLETSRVERRDYNASLDLRPNERLRIGATYVSSAFTRRSDGEVSATTRIPRIKLEYQLARPIFVRVVSQYTATRREPLVDPRTGEIIVLANNGSPTPSTASASNSLRTDWLFSYRPAPGTVFFLGYGGSMSEADPLAFNGLRRTADSFFVKGSYVFRTTVP, from the coding sequence ATGCTTCTTCCCTTCCTCGCCGCGTTCCAGCTCGGCTTGGGCGTTCCGCCGCGCGTGTACAACGGCCGCGCCGGCGACACGCAGGTGGCCGCCCCGCGCATCGACGCCGACGTCGTCATCGACGGTCGTCTCGACGAGCCGGCGTGGAGCCGCGCGGCCCTGCTCACCGGATTCTCTCTCTATCAGCCCGTGGATCAGCGGCCGTCGCCCGACTCCACCGACGTCCTCGTGTGGTACTCGAGCGACGCGATCTACTTCGGCATTCGCGCGTACGCGCAGCCGGGCACCGTCGCGGCCACGCTCGCCGATCGCGATCGCGTGAGCAGCGACGACAACGTCGAGATTCACCTCGACACCTTCCGCGAGCTGAATCGCGCGTTCGTCTTCATCGTCAATCCACTCGGTATTCAAGCGGACGGCACGAAGAACGAGGCCGGCGGATTCATTCCCGGCTCGAACGTGGCCCCCGGACAGAACGACTTGAGTGCCGACCTGGTCTGGCAGTCGCGCGGGCGGGTGACAGACTGGGGCTACGAGGTCGAGGTTCGGATTCCGTTCAGCAGCCTGCGCTATCCCGCCCGTGCCGTCGAGTCGTGGGGCCTGCAGATCGACCGCCACGTGCAGCGCAACGGCTATGAGGAAACGTGGACAGCGGCGCGCCGAGGGTCGGCGTCGTTCGTCGCGCAGGAAGGAATGCTCACGGGGCTCGCCGGAATGCATCACGGGCAGATCGTCGAGGTGAATCCCGAGCTGACGAATACCACGAACGGCCTGCCGTGCTGCGATCCGGCGTTCACGCAGTGGCGCTACTCCTCAAACCCGCAGTTCGGCGGCAACATCCGCTGGACGCTCGGCAGCAACGTGGTGCTCAACGGCACGGTGAAGCCCGACTTTTCGCAAGTCGAAGCGGATGCGACGCAGATTGCCGCCGACGAGCGGTTCGCGCTCTTCTACCCGGAGAAGCGTCCCTTCTTCGTCGAGGCGCTGGATCAGTTCAACGTGCCGAACACGCTCGTGTACACGCGATCGATCGTGCAGCCCGAAGGCGCGGCCAAGGTCACGGGCAAGGTCGGGCAGGCGGACGTCGCGGTGCTCTCGGCGGTCGATCAGCCGCAGCTGGGTGCGAGCGACCATCCGCTCGTCGACATCGTGCGGCTGAAACAGAGCTTCTGGGGTCAGTCGCAGGCCGGAATGTTGTACAGCGATCGCGTCGGGGCGGATCGCGCGAATCGCCTCTTCGGCGGCGACACGCACATCGTCTTCGGCGACATCTACTTCGCGCAATTTCAGGCCGTCGAGAGCATGACGAGCGACCACGGCATCGCGCGCAGCGGCCCGATGTGGGAGGCGGTGCTCGACGCGACGGGCCGGAAGTGGGGCTTTCATTACAACGTCATCGGCATTCACCCTGATTTTCAGGCCGACAACGGATTCGTGCCGCGCGTTGGCTTCGTGCAGCCGAACGCCGCCAATCGCTTCACGTGGTACGGCAAGCCCGGCGCCTTCGTCGAGCGATTCAACATCTTCCTGACCGAAAACGCGCTCTGGGGCTATAAAGACTTTTTTAATACCAAAAGTCTACTCGAGGATCACGCGAGCGCGCAGTTGAGCGTGAACGTGCGCGGCGGATGGAGCATCGGCGCGTCGCCGAAGGTGTCGAGCTACGCGTTCAGCCCCGGCGATTACGCGCAGCTGGTGAACTTCGTCCCGTCGGATCGGATCGAGTCGCTCGTCAGCGGATTCACCGTCGCGACGCCGCAATTCCGCCGCTGGGCAGCGTCAGTCGGCACGACCATGGGCGGCGACGTCGATTTTCTCGAGACCTCGCGCGTCGAGCGCCGGGATTACAACGCGTCGCTCGATCTGCGGCCGAACGAGCGGCTGCGCATCGGCGCGACGTACGTGAGCAGCGCGTTCACCCGACGCAGCGACGGTGAGGTGAGCGCGACAACGCGCATTCCGCGCATCAAACTCGAGTATCAGCTCGCGAGGCCGATCTTCGTGCGCGTCGTGTCGCAGTACACCGCGACGCGCCGCGAGCCGTTGGTCGATCCGCGCACGGGCGAAATCATCGTCCTGGCGAACAACGGTTCGCCGACGCCGTCGACCGCGAGCGCGTCCAACTCGCTGCGCACCGACTGGCTGTTCTCGTACCGCCCCGCGCCCGGCACCGTGTTCTTTCTCGGCTACGGCGGCAGCATGAGCGAGGCGGATCCGCTGGCGTTCAACGGCCTCAGGAGAACGGCGGATTCGTTCTTCGTCAAAGGCAGCTACGTCTTTCGGACGACCGTGCCGTAG
- a CDS encoding PadR family transcriptional regulator yields MPKDSLHGTLDALVLKTLTFGPRHGYAIVSWIREQTRDALQVEEGSLYPALYRMERDGWIEADWGTSELGRRAKFYNITDKGRRQLRAETKEFAAFVEAIAPLLLPT; encoded by the coding sequence ATGCCCAAAGACTCCCTCCACGGCACCCTCGACGCACTCGTCCTCAAAACGCTGACGTTCGGCCCACGCCACGGCTACGCCATCGTCTCCTGGATCCGCGAACAAACCCGCGACGCGCTCCAGGTCGAGGAAGGCTCGCTCTATCCCGCGCTCTATCGCATGGAGCGCGACGGCTGGATCGAAGCCGACTGGGGAACCTCCGAGCTCGGACGCCGGGCAAAGTTCTACAACATCACCGACAAGGGCCGCCGGCAGCTTCGCGCCGAGACGAAGGAGTTCGCCGCATTCGTCGAAGCCATCGCGCCGCTGCTGCTGCCGACATGA